Proteins from a genomic interval of Pseudomonas sp. RC10:
- a CDS encoding CPBP family intramembrane glutamic endopeptidase produces MPVLRWSALTLLTLGYCIAWVYGQLSLPVVVTFGLLIMAGICVGHFRHWAVRGFGHALFIALAAGLASHWLPGFFSARVIAAARFTPEAAPFSMYLNLDKPLIGFWIILACPWVFAGFNLRRSLITTGLTLPLTLLVCLTTALGMGVVGWTPKWPEQGGIWVLNNLLLVTMTEELIFRGYLQGGLSRLLARMPNAPTLALLISSLLFGVMHLGGGWQWMILASMAGLGYGIAYRYGGLPAAVITHFGLNLTHFSLFTYPMFDR; encoded by the coding sequence ATGCCAGTGCTGCGCTGGAGCGCGCTCACGCTGCTGACCCTCGGTTATTGCATCGCCTGGGTGTATGGCCAACTGAGCCTGCCGGTGGTCGTCACGTTCGGGCTGTTGATCATGGCGGGGATCTGCGTCGGCCATTTCCGACACTGGGCCGTTCGCGGATTCGGTCATGCCCTGTTCATCGCCCTCGCGGCGGGTCTGGCCAGCCATTGGCTGCCGGGCTTCTTCAGCGCCCGGGTCATCGCCGCAGCGCGTTTCACTCCCGAAGCCGCGCCCTTTTCGATGTACCTCAACCTCGACAAGCCCCTGATCGGTTTCTGGATCATCCTCGCCTGCCCCTGGGTGTTCGCCGGGTTCAATCTGCGCCGATCACTGATCACCACTGGCCTGACCCTGCCCTTGACACTCCTTGTGTGCCTGACAACCGCCCTGGGGATGGGGGTGGTGGGCTGGACGCCGAAATGGCCCGAGCAAGGGGGTATCTGGGTGCTGAACAATCTGCTGCTGGTCACGATGACCGAAGAGCTGATCTTTCGCGGCTATCTGCAGGGCGGCCTCAGCCGTTTGCTCGCGCGAATGCCAAACGCCCCCACGCTGGCACTGCTCATCAGCTCGTTGCTGTTCGGTGTGATGCACCTCGGCGGCGGTTGGCAATGGATGATCCTCGCCAGCATGGCCGGACTCGGGTATGGCATCGCCTACCGATATGGTGGATTACCGGCGGCGGTCATCACTCATTTTGGGCTCAACCTCACGCACTTCAGCCTGTTCACCTACCCGATGTTCGACCGATGA
- the acnA gene encoding aconitate hydratase AcnA, with translation MPSLDSLKSLKTLDVGNKTYHYFSLPDAAKTLGDLDRLPMSLKVLLENLLRWEDNKTVTGDDLKSLAAWLTERKSDREIQYRPARVLMQDFTGVPAVVDLAAMRAAVAKAGGDPQRINPLSPVDLVIDHSVMVDKFGDQQAFSENVDIEMERNGERYAFLRWGQSAFDNFSVVPPGTGICHQVNLEYLGRTVWTKEEDGRTYAFPDTLVGTDSHTTMINGLGVLGWGVGGIEAEAAMLGQPVSMLIPEVIGFKLTGKLKEGITATDLVLTVTQMLRKKGVVGKFVEFYGDGLADLPLADRATIANMAPEYGATCGFFPVDDVTLDYLRLSGRPDETVALVEAYAKAQGLWRLPGKEPVFTDALELDMGSVVASLAGPKRPQDRVALPDVSQAFDDFLGLALKPSKHDESRLESEGGGGVAVGNAEQVGEAEYEYEGNRYRLKNGAVVIAAITSCTNTSNPSVMMAAGLLAKKAVEKGLQRKPWVKTSLAPGSKVVTDYYKAAGLTEYLDKLGFDLVGYGCTTCIGNSGPLRDPIEKAIQQSDLTVASVLSGNRNFEGRVHPLVKTNWLASPPLVVAYALAGSVRVDLSSEPLGEGSDGQPVYLRDIWPTQKEIADAVLNVSTGMFHKEYAEVFAGDAQWQAIEVPQAATYVWQDDSTYIQHPPFFDDVAGPLPVIADVQKARVLAILGDSVTTDHISPAGNIKADSPAGRYLRSKGVEPKDFNSYGSRRGNHEVMMRGTFANIRIRNEMLGNEEGGYTLHVPTDEKLPIYDAAMRYQKEGTPLVVIAGQEYGTGSSRDWAAKGTNLLGVKAVIAESFERIHRSNLVGMGVLPLQFKNGQSRKTLELTGKEVLNITGLTGATLQPGMSLTLQITRENGQQENVDVLCRIDTLNEVEYFKAGGILHYVLRQLIAS, from the coding sequence ATGCCCTCCCTCGATAGCCTGAAAAGCCTCAAGACACTCGACGTCGGCAACAAGACCTACCACTACTTCAGCCTGCCCGACGCCGCCAAGACCCTCGGCGACCTCGACCGACTGCCTATGTCGCTCAAGGTGTTGCTGGAAAACCTGCTGCGCTGGGAAGACAACAAAACCGTCACCGGCGACGACCTGAAATCCCTTGCCGCCTGGCTGACCGAGCGCAAATCCGACCGCGAGATTCAATACCGCCCTGCCCGCGTGCTGATGCAGGACTTCACCGGCGTGCCCGCCGTGGTTGACCTGGCCGCCATGCGCGCCGCCGTGGCCAAGGCGGGCGGCGATCCCCAGCGCATCAACCCGCTGTCCCCCGTGGACCTCGTGATCGACCACTCGGTGATGGTGGACAAGTTCGGCGATCAACAAGCGTTCAGCGAAAACGTCGACATCGAAATGGAGCGCAACGGCGAGCGCTACGCCTTCCTGCGCTGGGGCCAGAGCGCGTTCGACAACTTCAGCGTCGTACCGCCCGGCACCGGCATCTGCCACCAGGTCAACCTTGAATACCTGGGCCGCACCGTGTGGACCAAGGAAGAAGACGGCAGAACGTACGCCTTCCCGGATACGCTGGTCGGTACCGATTCCCACACCACCATGATCAACGGCCTCGGCGTGTTGGGCTGGGGCGTCGGCGGGATCGAAGCCGAGGCCGCGATGCTGGGCCAGCCGGTGTCAATGCTGATCCCGGAAGTGATCGGCTTCAAGCTCACCGGCAAGCTGAAAGAAGGCATCACCGCCACCGATCTGGTGCTGACCGTGACGCAGATGCTGCGCAAGAAAGGCGTCGTCGGAAAATTCGTCGAGTTCTACGGCGATGGTTTGGCTGACCTGCCCCTCGCCGACCGCGCCACCATCGCCAACATGGCCCCGGAATACGGCGCCACCTGCGGGTTCTTCCCGGTGGACGACGTGACGCTGGACTACCTGCGCCTGTCGGGCCGTCCAGATGAAACGGTGGCGTTGGTCGAGGCGTACGCCAAAGCCCAGGGATTGTGGCGTCTGCCCGGCAAAGAGCCGGTGTTCACCGATGCACTGGAGCTGGACATGGGTTCGGTCGTTGCCAGCCTGGCCGGGCCGAAACGTCCGCAGGATCGCGTCGCACTGCCGGACGTTTCCCAGGCATTCGACGACTTTCTCGGCCTGGCGCTCAAACCCAGCAAACACGATGAAAGCCGTCTGGAAAGCGAAGGCGGCGGTGGCGTGGCCGTGGGCAACGCCGAGCAGGTGGGCGAAGCCGAGTATGAATATGAAGGCAACCGCTATCGCCTGAAAAACGGCGCGGTGGTCATCGCGGCCATCACCTCGTGCACCAACACCTCGAACCCGAGCGTGATGATGGCGGCGGGCCTTCTGGCGAAAAAAGCCGTGGAAAAAGGCCTGCAACGCAAACCGTGGGTGAAAACCTCGCTGGCCCCCGGCTCCAAGGTCGTGACCGATTACTACAAGGCGGCGGGCCTGACCGAGTACCTCGACAAACTCGGCTTCGACCTCGTGGGCTATGGCTGCACCACCTGTATCGGTAACTCCGGGCCGCTGCGCGATCCGATTGAAAAGGCCATTCAACAATCGGACCTGACCGTGGCGTCGGTGCTGTCGGGCAACCGCAACTTCGAAGGCCGCGTGCACCCGCTGGTGAAAACCAATTGGCTGGCCTCCCCGCCCCTCGTCGTCGCTTATGCGCTGGCCGGTAGCGTGCGCGTGGACCTGAGCAGCGAACCACTGGGCGAAGGCAGCGACGGCCAGCCCGTGTACCTGCGCGACATCTGGCCGACGCAAAAAGAAATTGCCGACGCCGTGCTGAACGTCAGCACCGGCATGTTCCACAAGGAATACGCCGAGGTCTTCGCCGGTGACGCGCAGTGGCAAGCCATCGAAGTGCCACAGGCCGCGACTTACGTGTGGCAGGACGATTCGACCTACATCCAGCATCCGCCGTTTTTCGACGACGTGGCGGGCCCATTGCCGGTGATCGCTGATGTGCAAAAGGCCCGCGTGCTGGCGATCCTGGGCGACTCGGTGACCACCGACCACATCTCGCCTGCCGGTAACATCAAGGCCGACAGCCCGGCCGGCCGCTACCTGCGCAGCAAGGGCGTGGAGCCAAAAGACTTCAACTCCTATGGCTCCCGTCGCGGCAACCACGAAGTGATGATGCGCGGCACGTTCGCCAACATCCGCATCCGCAACGAAATGCTTGGCAACGAAGAAGGCGGCTACACCCTGCACGTGCCGACCGACGAGAAACTGCCGATCTACGACGCCGCCATGCGTTATCAAAAGGAAGGCACGCCGCTCGTGGTCATCGCCGGTCAGGAATACGGCACCGGTTCCAGCCGTGACTGGGCCGCCAAAGGCACCAACCTGCTGGGCGTGAAAGCGGTCATCGCCGAGAGCTTCGAACGTATCCACCGCTCGAACCTCGTGGGCATGGGCGTCTTGCCGCTGCAATTCAAGAACGGTCAGAGCCGCAAGACCCTGGAATTGACCGGCAAGGAAGTCCTCAACATCACCGGCCTGACCGGCGCGACGCTGCAACCGGGCATGAGCCTGACCCTGCAGATCACCCGGGAAAACGGCCAGCAAGAAAACGTCGACGTGCTGTGTCGGATCGATACCCTGAACGAAGTCGAATACTTCAAGGCCGGGGGGATTCTGCACTACGTACTGCGGCAGTTGATTGCGTCGTAA
- a CDS encoding IS3 family transposase (programmed frameshift), translating into MPQGGGWVSNFLGAVQTVARHFGIDFSLLRRWVASYRTGNSIKPMSYARRYSEDFKRQVLTYMHEHRLSLRQTAAHFDLGRSSLIGIWQRQYYSDSPVTPTAIQPADTPMKIKPAKPTDTNDAQKPREQLMAELEYMRMENAVLKELGPARGKGANTGEKVLIVRKLKHRFPLPDLLELVGLARSTFYYQVKAEQKPDRHAALKERVQQEYHKQRGLYGYRRIALALRKEGTLVNKKVIERLMAEQGLQSVVRPKKYRSYRGTVGKIAANLLERNFHAPRPKQKWVTDVTEFKVGQQKLYLSPVMDLYNGEIIAYETASRPYYELVGNMLDKALACLGDAPKLVVHSDQGWHYQQPRYRHALSEKGVKQSMSRKGNCLDNAAMESFFGTLKSEFFYLKRFESVEELKVGLDEYIHYYNHDRIKLRLNGMSPVEYRTQAAA; encoded by the exons ATCCCTCAAGGGGGGGGATGGGTGTCCAACTTCTTGGGGGCAGTTCAAACAGTGGCCAGACATTTTGGCATCGACTTCAGTCTCCTTCGACGCTGGGTCGCCAGTTATCGGACTGGCAACAGCATCAAGCCAATGTCGTATGCGCGGCGGTACAGCGAGGATTTCAAGCGCCAAGTCTTGACCTACATGCATGAGCATCGACTTTCGCTACGCCAGACCGCTGCGCATTTTGACCTTGGGCGGTCCTCCCTGATAGGCATCTGGCAACGCCAGTATTACAGTGACAGTCCTGTCACCCCTACTGCCATCCAGCCAGCCGACACGCCCATGAAAATCAAACCCGCCAAACCCACCGACACCAACGATGCACAAAAGCCACGAGAGCAGTTGATGGCTGAACTTGAGTACATGCGCATGGAGAACGCTGTCCTAAAGGAGCTC GGCCCTGCGCGAGGAAAAGGAGCGAACACGGGGGAAAAAGTCCTGATCGTCCGCAAACTCAAGCACCGATTCCCATTGCCCGACCTCCTTGAGCTGGTCGGGCTGGCACGCAGCACCTTCTATTACCAGGTCAAGGCTGAGCAGAAACCGGACCGGCATGCGGCGCTCAAGGAACGGGTGCAGCAGGAATATCACAAGCAGAGAGGGCTGTATGGCTATCGGCGTATTGCGCTTGCGCTCAGAAAGGAAGGAACGCTGGTCAACAAGAAGGTCATCGAACGGCTGATGGCCGAACAGGGTTTGCAATCGGTCGTACGGCCCAAGAAATACCGTTCCTACCGGGGGACTGTTGGCAAAATCGCCGCGAACCTGCTGGAGCGTAATTTTCATGCACCCCGGCCAAAACAGAAGTGGGTAACCGACGTCACCGAGTTCAAAGTGGGTCAGCAGAAGCTCTACTTGTCTCCTGTGATGGATTTGTACAACGGCGAAATCATCGCGTACGAAACAGCCAGTCGGCCTTACTACGAGTTGGTGGGGAACATGCTCGACAAGGCGTTGGCTTGCTTGGGAGACGCGCCCAAACTGGTCGTTCATTCGGACCAGGGATGGCACTACCAACAGCCACGCTATCGCCACGCACTCAGCGAAAAAGGTGTGAAACAGAGCATGTCCCGCAAAGGCAATTGCCTGGATAATGCGGCGATGGAGAGTTTTTTCGGCACGCTGAAGTCAGAGTTTTTCTACCTGAAGCGTTTCGAGAGTGTGGAAGAATTGAAGGTCGGCCTGGATGAGTACATTCATTACTACAACCATGACCGCATCAAGCTGAGGCTCAATGGCATGAGTCCTGTTGAATACAGGACTCAGGCTGCGGCGTAA
- a CDS encoding XRE family transcriptional regulator: MHKEHSQRASVLQHVSLNVRRLRHEAALSQTTLAEKSGVSRRMLVAIEAGEKNVSLATLDRVAEALEVAFSDLIQAPEERDPSRINEVAWAGALPESKAVLLAKASARHGVELWEFSLAPGEAYASEADPKGWSEQVYVIEGCLTVAFPDNTRQIAAGEFFMFASDRPHAYRNDGRVALRFVRNVVS, from the coding sequence GTGCACAAGGAACATTCGCAACGCGCGTCGGTGCTGCAGCACGTCAGCCTCAATGTTCGACGTTTGCGGCACGAGGCGGCATTGAGCCAGACCACGTTGGCGGAAAAATCCGGGGTCAGTCGGCGCATGCTCGTGGCGATCGAGGCAGGGGAGAAGAACGTCAGTCTGGCCACGCTGGACCGCGTTGCGGAGGCGCTGGAGGTGGCATTCAGTGATCTGATCCAGGCGCCTGAAGAGCGCGATCCGAGCCGCATCAATGAGGTGGCGTGGGCAGGCGCGCTCCCGGAGAGCAAGGCGGTGTTGCTGGCCAAGGCGTCGGCGCGGCATGGCGTGGAGCTGTGGGAGTTCTCGCTAGCGCCCGGCGAGGCGTACGCCTCCGAGGCTGACCCCAAGGGCTGGAGCGAGCAGGTCTATGTGATCGAAGGCTGCCTGACCGTTGCATTTCCGGACAACACCCGACAGATCGCGGCGGGGGAGTTTTTCATGTTCGCCAGCGACCGGCCCCATGCCTACCGCAATGATGGGCGCGTGGCGCTGCGCTTTGTGCGCAATGTGGTGTCGTGA
- the soxR gene encoding redox-sensitive transcriptional activator SoxR: protein MRPTVSQHLPRELTVGQLSARSGVAVTALRFYETKGLICSQRNAGNQRRYSRDVLRRVALIKTAQRLGIPLATIQAAFDTLPQDRPPNLDDWNRLSECWKADLDERIHRLTALRDQLNGCIGCGCLSMEACPLRNRGDTLGEDGAGPRLLDQD, encoded by the coding sequence ATGCGCCCTACCGTGTCTCAGCATCTGCCCCGAGAACTGACCGTCGGCCAATTGTCGGCCCGCAGCGGTGTCGCCGTCACCGCCCTGCGCTTCTACGAAACCAAAGGGCTGATCTGCAGCCAGCGCAATGCGGGCAATCAGCGCCGCTACTCACGGGACGTGCTGCGCCGGGTGGCGCTGATCAAGACAGCGCAGCGGCTGGGCATTCCGCTGGCGACCATTCAGGCCGCCTTCGACACCCTGCCACAGGACCGTCCGCCCAACCTTGATGACTGGAACCGGCTGTCGGAATGCTGGAAGGCCGACCTCGACGAGCGCATCCATCGCCTTACGGCCCTGCGCGACCAGCTCAACGGCTGCATCGGCTGCGGCTGCCTGTCGATGGAGGCCTGCCCGTTGCGCAACCGGGGCGATACCTTGGGCGAAGATGGCGCCGGTCCTCGACTTCTGGATCAGGACTGA
- a CDS encoding FAD/NAD(P)-binding protein: MTSQHNRPDADILIIGGGLSGTMLAVQLLRLPGQRRIVIVESRSELGRGEAYSATELGHTLNGNAARMSVDPDDADDLTRWLGEFIASGGWPESDQQHVPLAELFPPRGIFGLYVQQRLAEAQAKGAQHGSSVEHVRGEVVDVQSEASGIRLALADGTEVNGRFAVLATGMFAAARTPQTDSNALNAAAVDPWDVAAMRQLDSQGRVLIIGSGLTMVDAVVSLEQAGHRGPIDVFSRHGLLPHVRRQPPAWPDFLGADHSLRSPRQLVRALREQCEQAIAQGIDWQAPLDTVRVHIPRLWSQATDVQRRQFVRHVRPWWESHHHRSPPPSAALLERLVQEGRLNIHAASLQDVQDRESGQVRISVRYRGEDQPTEVRGAALINSTGIQYDWRRVDRALPRQLLARGLIQPGPLALGIASDPGGAVLDAEGRVSSRLFAMGPPLRGMWWESTAVTDVALQAKALAARLAERSER; this comes from the coding sequence ATGACCTCACAACACAATCGACCTGACGCCGACATCCTGATCATCGGCGGCGGCCTCAGCGGCACGATGCTCGCGGTGCAGCTGCTGCGCCTGCCGGGACAGCGGCGGATCGTGATCGTCGAATCCCGCAGCGAACTGGGCCGGGGCGAGGCCTACAGCGCCACCGAATTGGGCCACACCCTCAACGGCAACGCTGCGCGCATGAGCGTCGACCCCGACGACGCGGATGACCTGACCCGTTGGCTGGGCGAGTTCATTGCGTCGGGCGGCTGGCCAGAGTCTGATCAGCAGCACGTGCCGCTCGCCGAGCTGTTTCCGCCTCGCGGTATTTTTGGACTGTACGTGCAGCAGCGACTGGCCGAGGCACAGGCGAAAGGCGCGCAGCATGGTTCGAGTGTCGAACATGTGCGAGGTGAGGTCGTGGATGTGCAATCCGAAGCGTCCGGCATTCGTCTCGCGTTGGCTGACGGCACTGAGGTGAATGGCCGCTTCGCCGTTCTGGCGACGGGGATGTTCGCCGCCGCGCGCACGCCGCAAACCGACTCCAACGCCCTGAATGCTGCGGCCGTGGACCCATGGGACGTTGCCGCGATGCGTCAGCTTGATTCTCAAGGCCGGGTGCTGATCATCGGCTCGGGCCTGACCATGGTCGATGCGGTGGTGTCGCTGGAACAGGCCGGGCATCGCGGCCCCATTGACGTGTTTTCCCGGCATGGTTTGCTGCCGCACGTGCGCCGCCAGCCGCCTGCCTGGCCGGATTTTCTCGGCGCTGACCACAGCCTTCGCAGCCCCCGGCAACTGGTGCGCGCGTTGCGTGAGCAATGTGAGCAGGCCATCGCCCAAGGCATTGACTGGCAGGCGCCGCTGGACACCGTTCGGGTGCACATCCCGCGGTTGTGGAGTCAGGCGACTGACGTGCAGCGGCGACAGTTCGTACGTCATGTCCGCCCTTGGTGGGAAAGCCATCACCACCGCTCGCCACCGCCCAGCGCGGCTTTGTTGGAGCGGCTGGTGCAGGAGGGCCGTCTGAACATTCATGCGGCCTCGTTGCAAGACGTGCAGGATCGCGAGTCGGGTCAGGTGCGCATCAGCGTGCGCTATCGCGGCGAGGATCAACCCACCGAGGTGCGCGGGGCGGCGTTGATTAATTCGACGGGTATTCAATACGACTGGCGCCGCGTGGACCGAGCCCTGCCTCGCCAATTGCTGGCGCGGGGGCTGATTCAACCGGGACCGCTGGCGCTGGGCATCGCCTCCGATCCGGGCGGCGCGGTGCTGGACGCCGAAGGGCGCGTGTCGTCTCGACTGTTCGCCATGGGCCCGCCTCTGCGCGGGATGTGGTGGGAAAGCACGGCGGTGACCGACGTGGCGTTGCAGGCGAAAGCGCTGGCGGCGCGGTTGGCGGAGCGTTCTGAACGCTGA
- a CDS encoding PAS domain-containing methyl-accepting chemotaxis protein gives MRNNQPITQRERTFPAQQRLISTTDARGVITYCNDAFVEISGFTRDELLKAPHNTVRHPDVPSAVFEHMWSTLKQGLPWMGIIKNRCKNGDHYWVNAYVTPIFDGKQVVGFESVRVKPTAEQIRRAESLYQRLNNGKSAVPSRDTWLPVLQDWLPFILVSQLSFLIGVWLNSYWGFALAAALSVPLGLLGLSWQQRGIKRLLRLADQTTSDPLIAQMYTDSRGAQARLEMSILSQEARLKTCLTRLQDTAEHLNSQARQSDSLAQASSNGLERQRVETEQVATAINQMASTTQEVASHVQRTADATQQANELTRRGRTIASETREAIQRLSTSVGETGLTVTQLAKDSDEIGGVVDVIKGIADQTNLLALNAAIEAARAGEMGRGFAVVADEVRQLAQRTTESTGQIHSLIAKLQATANNAVQTMATGRRQAEEGVEQVMEADKALVGISDAVANITDMTTQIAAATEEQSSVAEEVSRNISTIAQLADQTSDEARRSADLSAELTNTALSQYSLVERFNR, from the coding sequence ATGCGCAATAACCAGCCCATCACCCAACGCGAACGGACCTTCCCGGCACAGCAGCGGTTGATTTCGACCACGGATGCTCGCGGCGTGATCACCTACTGCAACGACGCCTTCGTCGAGATCAGCGGCTTCACCCGCGACGAACTGCTCAAGGCGCCGCACAACACCGTGCGCCACCCTGACGTTCCGTCCGCCGTGTTCGAACACATGTGGAGCACCCTCAAACAGGGTCTGCCATGGATGGGCATCATCAAGAATCGCTGCAAGAACGGCGACCATTACTGGGTCAACGCGTACGTCACGCCGATCTTCGACGGCAAACAGGTGGTGGGCTTCGAGTCGGTGCGTGTCAAACCCACCGCCGAACAGATCCGCCGTGCCGAATCGCTGTATCAACGCCTGAACAACGGCAAGTCAGCCGTCCCGAGCCGCGACACCTGGCTGCCGGTGCTGCAGGACTGGCTGCCGTTCATTCTGGTCAGCCAACTGAGTTTCCTGATCGGCGTGTGGCTCAACTCCTACTGGGGCTTCGCGCTCGCTGCGGCCCTGTCCGTGCCGTTGGGGCTGCTGGGCCTGAGCTGGCAGCAACGGGGCATCAAGCGCCTGCTGCGTCTGGCGGATCAGACCACGTCGGACCCGCTGATCGCGCAGATGTACACCGACAGCCGTGGCGCCCAGGCCCGTCTGGAAATGTCCATTCTGAGCCAGGAAGCCCGCCTCAAAACCTGCCTCACGCGTTTGCAGGACACTGCCGAACACCTGAATTCCCAGGCGCGCCAGTCCGACAGCCTGGCCCAGGCCAGTTCCAACGGACTGGAACGTCAGCGCGTGGAAACCGAACAGGTCGCGACCGCGATCAACCAGATGGCGTCCACCACCCAGGAAGTCGCCAGCCACGTTCAACGCACCGCCGACGCCACCCAGCAAGCCAACGAACTGACCCGTCGCGGCCGCACCATCGCCAGTGAAACCCGCGAGGCCATTCAACGCCTCTCGACCTCGGTCGGCGAAACCGGCCTCACCGTCACGCAACTGGCCAAGGACAGCGACGAAATCGGTGGCGTGGTCGACGTCATCAAAGGCATCGCCGACCAGACCAACCTGCTGGCCCTGAACGCCGCCATCGAAGCCGCCCGCGCCGGCGAAATGGGCCGTGGCTTTGCAGTCGTGGCGGACGAGGTTCGCCAACTGGCGCAACGCACCACCGAATCCACGGGCCAGATCCATTCCCTGATCGCCAAACTGCAAGCCACGGCCAACAACGCCGTGCAAACCATGGCCACCGGCCGCCGCCAGGCGGAAGAAGGCGTCGAACAAGTCATGGAAGCCGACAAGGCGCTGGTGGGCATCAGCGACGCGGTGGCCAACATCACTGACATGACCACGCAAATCGCCGCCGCCACCGAAGAACAAAGCTCGGTCGCCGAAGAGGTCAGCCGCAACATCAGCACCATCGCCCAACTGGCCGACCAGACCTCCGACGAAGCCCGCCGCTCCGCCGACCTCAGCGCCGAATTGACCAACACTGCGCTCAGCCAGTATTCGCTGGTAGAACGCTTTAACCGCTAA
- the rlmM gene encoding 23S rRNA (cytidine(2498)-2'-O)-methyltransferase RlmM, whose translation MNTLFMHCRPGFEGEVCSEISEHAAQLGVSGYAKAKPNAACAEFVCTEADGAKRLMGGVRFTDLIFPRQWARGVFVELPETDRISVILQHMADFATCGSLWLEVVDTNDGKELSTFCRKFEGPLRKALEKAGKLVDNASLPRLLLTFKSGREVFLGLADAHNSAMWPMGIPRLKFPREAPSRSTLKLEEAWHHFIPRDQWDERLSGDMTGVDLGAAPGGWTYQLVKRGMLVTAIDNGPMAESLMDTGLVQHLMADGFTYKPRQTVDWMVCDIVEKPARNAALLETWLGEGLCREAVVNLKLPMKQRYAEVKRLLERIEEGFKARGVKVSIGCKQLYHDREEVTCHLRRLDMKRKG comes from the coding sequence GTGAACACCCTTTTCATGCATTGCCGTCCCGGTTTCGAAGGCGAGGTCTGCTCGGAAATCAGCGAGCACGCCGCGCAGCTCGGCGTGTCCGGTTATGCCAAGGCCAAGCCCAATGCGGCCTGCGCCGAGTTCGTCTGCACCGAAGCGGATGGCGCCAAGCGCCTGATGGGTGGCGTGCGTTTCACCGACCTGATTTTCCCTCGCCAGTGGGCGCGCGGGGTGTTCGTCGAGCTGCCGGAAACCGACCGCATCAGCGTCATCCTGCAGCACATGGCGGATTTCGCGACCTGCGGCAGCCTGTGGCTGGAAGTGGTCGACACCAACGACGGCAAGGAACTCTCGACGTTCTGCCGCAAGTTCGAAGGCCCGCTGCGCAAGGCGCTTGAGAAGGCGGGCAAGCTGGTGGACAACGCCAGCCTGCCGCGTTTGTTGCTGACCTTCAAAAGTGGTCGCGAGGTGTTTCTGGGCCTGGCCGATGCTCACAATTCGGCGATGTGGCCCATGGGCATTCCGCGTCTGAAGTTCCCCCGCGAGGCGCCGAGCCGTTCGACGCTGAAGCTGGAAGAGGCGTGGCATCACTTCATCCCGCGCGATCAGTGGGACGAGCGTCTATCAGGCGACATGACCGGCGTGGACCTCGGCGCGGCGCCGGGAGGCTGGACCTATCAACTGGTGAAGCGCGGCATGTTGGTGACCGCCATCGACAATGGCCCGATGGCCGAAAGCCTGATGGACACCGGGCTGGTGCAGCACTTGATGGCCGACGGCTTTACCTACAAACCGCGTCAGACCGTCGACTGGATGGTGTGCGACATCGTCGAAAAGCCTGCACGAAATGCTGCGTTGCTGGAAACCTGGCTCGGTGAGGGGTTGTGCCGTGAGGCCGTGGTGAACCTCAAGCTGCCGATGAAGCAGCGCTATGCCGAGGTCAAGCGCCTGCTGGAACGCATCGAGGAAGGCTTCAAGGCGCGGGGCGTCAAGGTATCGATCGGCTGCAAGCAGCTGTACCACGACCGCGAGGAAGTGACCTGTCATTTGCGGCGGTTGGATATGAAGCGCAAAGGGTGA